The following coding sequences are from one Solea solea chromosome 4, fSolSol10.1, whole genome shotgun sequence window:
- the LOC131458066 gene encoding transmembrane 4 L6 family member 1-like, translating into MCECELKKNPKRTKLQLLLGHLSLLSDTMRSGKCSRIIAGVLYPLVILSIICNVVLLFPGWDVKYAKEGHLTDEVKYMGGIVGGLLVLISALFIHLTGKQGCCGNRFGMLFSVVIAAVGAAGAVYCFIVALLGLGNGPLCKVHGTWTTPFKNRKDNYLTDYKSWETCTEPKNVVLFNIGLFGTLAAVNCLQVLLCAIQIINGLVGCLCGTGTEKA; encoded by the exons atgtgtgaatgtgagttaaaaaaaaaccccaaaaggaCCAAGTTACAGCTCTTACTTGGCCACTTGAGTCTTCTCTCCGACACCATGCGTAGTGGAAAATGTTCCCGCATTATTGCTGGTGTCCTGTACCCGCTGGTGATCCTCTCCATCATCTGTAACGTTGTGTTGTTATTTCCCGGCTGGGATGTCAAGTACGCCAAAGAAGGACACCTCACCGACGAGGTGAAATACATGGGGGGAATCGTTGGAGGTTTACTG GTGTTGATTTCAGCACTGTTCATCCACTTGACTGGAAAACAAGGGTGCTGTGGGAATCGTTTCGGG ATGTTGTTCTCGGTCGTGATCGCTGCAGTGGGCGCGGCCGGAGCCGTGTACTGTTTCATTGTGGCTTTGCTCGGTCTGGGAAATGGACCTCTCTGCAAAGTCCATGGGACGTGGACAACACCGTTCAAAAACAG GAAAGACAACTACCTGACTGACTACAAGTCCTGGGAAACATGCACTGAGCCCAAAAACGTTGTGCTGTTCAACATCGGCCTGTTCGGCACTCTGGCCGCGGTCAACTGCCTGCAGGTGCTGCTCTGTGCCATTCAGATCATCAACGGCCTGGTTGGCTGCCTGTGTGGAACCGGCACAGAG aaaGCGTAA
- the slc25a35 gene encoding solute carrier family 25 member 35, whose amino-acid sequence MDFLLSGVAACGACVFTNPLEVVKTRMQLQGELKSRGTYQVHYRNVFHAFYTIGKVDGLVGLQKGLVPGLLYQFFMNGIRLGSYAVIESSGYIHTDGRVSAVKTTIAGAVAGVAGAVTGSPMYLVKTHLQSQSTSTIAVGHQYKHEGLIHALAGIYRKHGILGLWRGSSAAVPRVSVGSSAQLCTFSSSKELVNDLQLFPKDSWLVALSAGMISSVVVVLVMTPFDVVSTRLYNQPVCSMGKGELYKGFAECFSKTLRKEGLTGLYKGLGASYFRLGPHTILSLFFWHELRKSYQQVR is encoded by the exons ATGGACTTCTTGCTGAGCGGAGTGGCGGCCTGCGGGGCGTGTGTGTTCACCAACCCGCTGGAGGTGGTCAAGACGCGCATGCAGCTGCAGGGAGAGCTCAAGAGCCGCGGAACCTATCAGGTTCACTACCGCAACGTTTTCCACGCGTTCTACACCATCGGTAAAGTGGACGGACTGGTCGGCTTACAGAAAGGACTGGTGCCCGGGCTATTGTACCAGTTTTTCATGAATGGAATCAGATTGGGCTCGTACGCCGTCATCGAATCTTCTGGATACATCCACACCGACGGAAGAGTCAGCGCGGTCAAAACCACGATAGCCGGTGCTGTGGCTGGAGTGGCCGGAGCAGTGACGGGCAGCCCCATGTACCTG GTGAAGACTCATCTGCAGAGTCAGTCTACCTCCACGATTGCAGTTGGACATCAATATAAACACGAG gGATTGATCCACGCTCTGGCTGGTATATACAGGAAGCACGGCATTCTGGGGCTGTGGAGAGGCTCCAGTGCTGCTGTACCAAGGGTCAGTGTGGGTTCATCTGCTCAGCTCtgcaccttctcctcctccaaagAGCTCGTGAACGACCTACAG ctTTTCCCAAAGGACAGCTGGTTGGTGGCCCTGAGTGCTGGCATGATCAGCAGCGTAgtggtggtgctggtgatgACGCCTTTTGACGTCGTGAGCACGCGGCTGTACAACCAGCCCGTGTGCTCAATGGGCAAG GGGGAGCTTTACAAAGGATTTGCTGAATGCTTTTCCAAGACGCTGAGGAAGGAAGGCTTGACCGGACTCTACAAAGGCTTGGGAGCCTCTTATTTCCGACTTGGTCCACACACTATTCTGTCTTTGTTCTTCTGGCATGAACTGCGCAAATCGTACCAGCAGGTCAGATAA